The following are from one region of the Streptococcus sp. 1643 genome:
- a CDS encoding ATP-binding cassette domain-containing protein, protein MLTLTHVTLKTRQVILQDADFTFKKGKIYGLLAINGSGKTTLFRAISKLLPLSSGHIAAPPSLFYYESVEWLDGNLSGMDYLRLIKNIWKSALNLRDEIAYWEMSDYISLPIRKYSLGMKQRLVIAMYFLSQAKCWLMDEITNGLDEYYRQKFFDRLAQIDRKEQLVLLSSHYKEELMEICDSIVTIRQGQIEEVPL, encoded by the coding sequence AAGATGCGGATTTCACCTTTAAAAAAGGTAAGATTTATGGCCTTCTTGCTATCAATGGCTCTGGAAAGACGACCCTGTTCCGAGCTATTAGCAAGTTGCTTCCCCTTAGTAGTGGACATATCGCAGCCCCTCCTTCTTTGTTTTATTATGAGAGCGTTGAATGGCTGGATGGAAACTTAAGTGGGATGGACTACCTTCGTCTTATAAAAAACATCTGGAAGTCAGCCCTGAACTTGAGGGATGAAATCGCCTACTGGGAAATGTCTGACTATATCAGTCTTCCCATCCGCAAGTATTCCTTAGGGATGAAGCAACGCTTGGTGATTGCTATGTATTTCCTCAGTCAGGCGAAATGCTGGCTCATGGATGAGATTACAAATGGCTTAGATGAGTATTATCGACAGAAGTTTTTTGATAGACTGGCACAAATCGATAGAAAAGAACAGCTGGTTCTTTTGAGTTCCCACTACAAAGAGGAGTTAATGGAGATTTGCGATAGCATCGTAACCATTCGTCAGGGGCAGATAGAAGAGGTTCCGTTATGA
- the infC gene encoding translation initiation factor IF-3, with product MKTIAKQDLFINDEIRVREVRLIGLEGEQLGIKPLSEAQALADSANVDLVLIQPQAKPPVAKIMDYGKFKFEYQKKQKEQRKKQSVVTVKEVRLSPTIDKGDFDTKLRNARKFLEKGNKVKVSIRFKGRMITHKEIGAKVLAEFAEATQDIAIIEQRAKMDGRQMFMQLAPATDKK from the coding sequence GTGAAAACCATAGCAAAGCAAGACTTATTCATCAATGATGAAATTCGTGTACGTGAAGTTCGCTTGATCGGTCTTGAGGGAGAACAGCTAGGCATCAAGCCACTCAGTGAAGCGCAAGCATTAGCTGATAGTGCAAATGTTGACTTAGTATTGATCCAACCCCAAGCAAAGCCACCTGTTGCTAAAATTATGGACTACGGTAAGTTCAAATTTGAGTACCAGAAAAAGCAAAAAGAACAACGTAAAAAACAAAGTGTTGTTACTGTGAAAGAAGTTCGTCTGAGTCCAACTATTGACAAGGGTGACTTTGACACAAAACTTCGCAATGCACGCAAGTTCCTTGAAAAAGGAAATAAAGTTAAGGTATCTATCCGCTTTAAGGGTCGTATGATTACCCATAAAGAGATTGGTGCAAAAGTTTTAGCCGAGTTTGCTGAAGCAACACAAGATATTGCGATCATCGAACAACGAGCTAAGATGGATGGACGCCAAATGTTCATGCAGTTGGCGCCAGCAACTGACAAAAAATAA
- the rpmI gene encoding 50S ribosomal protein L35, with the protein MPKQKTHRASAKRFKRTGSGGLKRFRAYTSHRFHGKTKKQRRHLRKASMVHSGDFKRIKAMLTRLK; encoded by the coding sequence ATGCCAAAACAAAAAACACACCGCGCATCAGCTAAACGTTTCAAACGTACAGGTTCTGGTGGACTTAAACGTTTCCGTGCTTACACTTCTCACCGTTTCCACGGAAAAACTAAGAAACAACGTCGTCATCTTCGTAAAGCATCTATGGTGCATTCAGGAGATTTCAAACGTATCAAAGCAATGCTTACTCGCTTGAAATAA
- the rplT gene encoding 50S ribosomal protein L20 gives MARVKGGVVSRKRRKRILKLAKGYYGAKHILFRTAKEQVMNSYYYAYRDRRQKKRDFRKLWITRINAAARLNGLSYSQLMHGLKLAEIEVNRKMLADLAVNDAAAFTALADAAKAKLGK, from the coding sequence ATGGCACGTGTTAAAGGTGGCGTTGTATCACGCAAACGTCGTAAACGTATTCTTAAATTAGCAAAAGGTTACTATGGAGCTAAACACATCTTGTTCCGTACTGCAAAAGAACAAGTAATGAACTCTTACTACTATGCATACCGTGACCGTCGTCAGAAAAAACGTGACTTCCGTAAATTGTGGATCACTCGTATCAATGCGGCAGCTCGTTTGAACGGACTTTCATACTCACAATTGATGCATGGTTTGAAATTGGCTGAAATCGAAGTTAACCGTAAAATGCTTGCTGACTTGGCTGTTAACGATGCAGCAGCTTTCACAGCTCTTGCAGATGCAGCTAAAGCAAAACTTGGTAAATAA
- a CDS encoding molecular chaperone HscC: MIVGIDLGTTNSLVGVYQDGQVKLIPNAFGEYLTPSVVALDDNDEIIVGKIAKERLVTHPDKTVSQFKRFMGTKHELTLGNRAYKAEELSSFIIRKLVDDAETYLGEKVEEVIVSVPAYFNDAQRYATKLAGKFAGVQIDRIINEPSAAALAKKSMSNQEDQSFVVVDFGGGTLDISVVELFDNIVEIVSIAGDNRLGGEDFTAAIAEEFLVSNQLTKDTISREFYSKTLVQAEKTKLELNSKEEVKMTVLDQDQEYTLDLSYQRFYELCQPLLARVKAVLDRALMDARYSYVSSDNFVLVGGTSKLRLVQDFLSYCINQVVQVSDDPDRMIARGCALLAGIKERQGEIRDLLLSDICPFTLGIEIIGDRFSPIIERNSTLPASRIEQYYTAELGQSQVKIKVYQGEMMKASQNLFLGELEVPVPVNTRVNESFTVRFTYDLNGILDVEVKIDSTQEVFSNVILQDSVTLTEKEIKAKQAELTRYKINAQETEVYRFLIEKANRVYSMLLGRRRDELMAETRRFEEEVSQASVYHLPKLYQSFSNYLDFLERGL; the protein is encoded by the coding sequence ATGATAGTAGGTATTGATTTAGGAACGACTAATTCTTTAGTAGGGGTATACCAAGATGGCCAGGTCAAGCTGATTCCCAATGCTTTTGGTGAGTATTTAACTCCTTCTGTTGTGGCTTTAGATGACAATGATGAGATTATAGTTGGAAAAATTGCCAAGGAACGCTTGGTAACCCACCCAGATAAGACGGTTTCTCAGTTCAAGCGTTTTATGGGGACCAAGCATGAGTTGACGTTAGGAAATCGAGCATATAAGGCTGAAGAATTGAGTTCTTTTATCATTCGAAAGTTGGTAGACGATGCAGAGACCTATCTTGGAGAAAAGGTCGAGGAAGTGATTGTCAGTGTTCCAGCCTATTTCAATGATGCTCAACGCTATGCGACCAAACTAGCAGGGAAATTTGCAGGAGTTCAGATTGATCGGATTATCAATGAACCTTCCGCAGCTGCTCTTGCTAAAAAATCTATGAGCAATCAAGAAGACCAATCTTTTGTGGTTGTCGATTTTGGTGGGGGTACGCTAGATATTTCAGTTGTGGAGCTATTTGATAACATCGTCGAAATCGTGTCAATCGCAGGGGACAATCGTTTGGGAGGAGAAGACTTTACTGCGGCTATTGCTGAGGAATTTTTAGTCTCCAATCAATTAACCAAGGATACGATTTCCCGAGAATTTTATAGCAAAACTCTGGTACAGGCTGAAAAGACTAAACTAGAACTCAATAGTAAAGAAGAAGTGAAGATGACAGTTCTGGACCAAGATCAGGAATACACTTTAGACTTGAGCTACCAGCGTTTTTATGAGCTTTGTCAACCTCTGCTAGCCCGTGTTAAGGCCGTTTTGGACCGTGCCTTGATGGATGCGCGCTATAGCTATGTATCATCAGATAACTTTGTTCTTGTTGGGGGGACTTCGAAACTCCGCTTGGTTCAGGATTTTTTATCCTACTGTATCAATCAAGTGGTGCAGGTTTCGGATGATCCCGATCGGATGATTGCGAGAGGTTGTGCCCTTTTAGCAGGAATAAAAGAGCGGCAAGGTGAGATACGAGATTTATTACTGTCTGATATTTGTCCTTTTACACTAGGGATTGAGATAATTGGCGACCGCTTTTCGCCGATTATTGAGCGAAATTCTACCCTCCCTGCTTCACGCATCGAGCAGTACTATACGGCTGAATTGGGACAGAGCCAAGTCAAGATAAAGGTCTATCAAGGTGAGATGATGAAGGCATCACAAAACCTGTTTCTAGGAGAATTAGAAGTTCCCGTCCCTGTGAATACTAGAGTAAATGAAAGTTTCACAGTTCGATTTACCTATGATTTAAATGGAATTTTGGATGTCGAAGTGAAAATTGATTCAACACAGGAAGTCTTTAGCAATGTTATTCTCCAAGATAGTGTTACTCTGACAGAAAAGGAAATCAAGGCTAAGCAAGCAGAGTTGACTCGCTATAAGATTAATGCTCAAGAAACAGAGGTTTATCGTTTCTTGATTGAAAAAGCGAATCGCGTGTACAGTATGCTCTTGGGGAGAAGAAGAGATGAGCTAATGGCTGAAACTAGACGATTTGAAGAAGAGGTCAGTCAAGCATCTGTGTATCATTTGCCAAAACTTTATCAATCATTTTCAAACTATTTAGACTTCCTAGAGCGAGGACTGTAA
- a CDS encoding J domain-containing protein — MNIWETLGIEPTTDVKLIRRRYAELVRLYHPEDQPEIYQEIVEAYQKALTYARSRNTKPENSLRKASDSQEAAELEEEANEKPNSSLNFENLTEETNTENEESERSSLDFSDYQQSTDKFSDSFNFETFKAEEDKQKSTLDFGDYDEEVQLNGDSEERATNTLNFETFGDEENRGQEGTTRSTLDFSSYNEAAYLIRNAIESIVKNDDYSPEEQEHLWRQFFHQYQYDMDIVQSVLEEMDVYIFNKPEQFSILIPLLEDYIPDFRYWGYYYKLKHWKVKRATAYKNGESLEDAKKEISNLYASYRLCQAILEDSQRANQIGAWIKFFSQSFSPSTVLFLLNNSKQMITCIPVLAYILEKIKPEVGEEEQKAYDELLAYFEELQADSEEPFDIHHYNLLNPSEVEEKLYLLLYSSYQDEYKLLRDWQYLFESVKDHTLLLDLLEKVDVYPLTNAKVLALVLQFVERYSDEESNPYLKKLHFWKSVQSYPSVVEEYALDKKENFDYWYNEGYLYIDKLTKSDEDINDWDKWKSYFKGRPRILTVLLQQIYKEYHRFTDGELLRYVLAPFPTSKMAPQMMTEETDQKLEEMTVYAYELSHPKAKLSYLDWKKRQVFNNKFLQIFFSLFTIVSLILSVLEQPIYNSWVHAGMLSLFYVYMLKLRKTLIEEGVTARGSKRKFYHSPHPWFLFILLLTLVTPFLPFGLIGALVFITFFCLIDGFQVSQGLKWDYSLDKLIPVGIFLSAGFLSALVNRSQIISGVAMMYFHIFAILVICLSFTRFSPGFPPSLKKILLPAILGILLFQLLPFVHSRLNIFNPNILRNETLTITVVLLLNGIALSYFTKEQGFMIGVKKVFMIYGLQIFIFLRRLFRILFALIPDFSKVYFEKDLLILNSEFAFYFLEGLFVLILLFLIRNIRKENRKNSA; from the coding sequence ATGAATATATGGGAAACTTTAGGGATAGAGCCAACGACTGACGTCAAGCTTATTAGAAGGCGTTATGCTGAACTGGTTCGGCTCTATCACCCAGAAGACCAACCAGAAATTTACCAAGAAATTGTTGAAGCTTATCAAAAAGCCTTGACTTATGCGAGATCTAGAAATACAAAACCAGAAAATAGTCTAAGAAAAGCGAGTGACTCTCAAGAAGCTGCTGAACTTGAAGAAGAGGCGAATGAAAAGCCTAACTCTAGTCTCAATTTTGAAAACTTGACTGAAGAAACGAATACTGAGAACGAAGAGTCTGAAAGATCTAGTCTTGATTTCAGTGATTATCAGCAATCGACTGATAAATTCAGCGATTCCTTTAACTTTGAAACCTTTAAAGCAGAAGAGGATAAGCAAAAGTCAACCCTTGACTTTGGTGACTATGATGAGGAAGTTCAGCTAAATGGAGATTCTGAAGAAAGAGCTACGAATACCCTCAACTTTGAAACGTTTGGTGACGAAGAGAACCGTGGGCAAGAAGGAACAACAAGGTCTACTCTTGACTTTAGTAGTTATAATGAAGCAGCCTATTTGATTCGAAATGCGATTGAAAGTATTGTTAAAAATGATGATTACAGTCCAGAAGAACAAGAGCATCTATGGCGTCAGTTCTTTCATCAGTATCAGTATGATATGGACATTGTTCAATCCGTTTTAGAGGAAATGGATGTTTATATTTTTAATAAACCGGAGCAATTCTCTATCCTCATTCCCTTGCTGGAAGACTATATACCTGACTTTCGATACTGGGGCTATTACTATAAACTGAAGCATTGGAAGGTTAAAAGAGCTACCGCCTACAAAAATGGAGAGTCTCTTGAAGATGCAAAAAAAGAAATTTCGAATTTGTATGCTTCTTATCGTTTATGTCAGGCAATCCTTGAAGATTCCCAAAGAGCTAATCAGATTGGAGCTTGGATAAAATTTTTCAGTCAATCATTTTCTCCTAGTACTGTCCTTTTTCTCTTGAATAACAGTAAACAAATGATTACTTGCATTCCAGTTTTGGCTTATATCTTGGAGAAGATTAAACCAGAGGTTGGAGAAGAGGAACAAAAAGCCTATGATGAACTTCTAGCTTACTTTGAGGAATTACAAGCAGATTCAGAAGAACCATTCGATATCCATCATTATAATCTGCTAAATCCATCGGAGGTTGAGGAAAAACTATATCTTTTACTCTATAGTTCATATCAAGACGAGTATAAACTTTTACGTGATTGGCAATATCTTTTTGAATCAGTCAAAGATCACACGCTCCTACTTGATTTGTTAGAAAAGGTGGACGTCTATCCTTTAACCAATGCAAAAGTGTTAGCCCTCGTTCTCCAATTTGTAGAGCGTTACAGTGATGAGGAATCAAATCCATATCTGAAAAAGCTTCACTTCTGGAAGAGTGTCCAGTCTTATCCTTCAGTGGTGGAGGAGTACGCACTTGATAAAAAAGAAAATTTTGACTACTGGTACAATGAAGGTTATCTTTATATTGATAAGCTCACCAAGAGTGATGAAGATATCAATGATTGGGATAAGTGGAAAAGCTACTTTAAAGGAAGACCACGCATTCTAACGGTTTTGCTTCAACAGATCTATAAGGAGTACCATCGGTTTACAGATGGTGAGCTCCTGAGATATGTTTTGGCTCCTTTTCCTACTTCTAAAATGGCTCCCCAAATGATGACGGAGGAGACAGACCAGAAACTAGAAGAGATGACAGTTTATGCTTATGAACTCAGTCATCCAAAGGCCAAGTTATCTTATTTGGATTGGAAAAAAAGACAGGTCTTTAATAATAAGTTTCTACAGATATTCTTTAGCCTCTTTACGATTGTGAGTCTGATACTCAGTGTTCTAGAGCAACCTATTTATAATTCTTGGGTCCATGCTGGTATGTTGTCTCTCTTTTACGTCTATATGCTAAAATTAAGGAAAACACTAATTGAGGAAGGAGTGACAGCTAGGGGTTCAAAACGAAAATTTTACCACAGTCCCCATCCATGGTTCCTATTCATCTTGCTATTGACCCTCGTCACTCCATTCTTACCGTTTGGTCTCATTGGGGCCCTTGTTTTCATTACATTTTTCTGTCTCATCGATGGCTTCCAAGTGAGTCAAGGGCTGAAGTGGGATTATTCTTTGGATAAGCTGATTCCTGTCGGTATCTTTCTTTCTGCTGGCTTCCTATCTGCTTTGGTAAATCGAAGCCAGATCATTTCCGGAGTTGCAATGATGTACTTCCATATTTTTGCAATCCTTGTGATTTGCTTGTCTTTTACAAGATTTAGTCCCGGATTTCCACCATCTCTGAAAAAAATTCTCCTTCCAGCAATCTTGGGTATCCTACTCTTTCAATTATTGCCTTTCGTTCACAGCCGCTTAAACATATTTAATCCAAATATCCTAAGAAATGAAACTCTGACCATAACGGTTGTCCTCTTGTTAAATGGAATTGCCTTGTCTTATTTTACAAAGGAACAAGGTTTCATGATTGGTGTGAAGAAGGTCTTTATGATTTATGGACTGCAAATCTTTATTTTCCTAAGAAGACTGTTCCGAATCCTATTCGCACTTATCCCTGATTTTAGCAAAGTTTATTTTGAAAAAGACCTGTTAATCTTGAATAGCGAATTTGCTTTCTACTTCCTCGAGGGACTCTTTGTCCTTATCCTGCTTTTCCTTATTCGAAATATACGCAAGGAAAATCGGAAAAATTCTGCATAG
- a CDS encoding VOC family protein: MASKMLHTCLRVENLEKSIAFYQDAFGFKELRRKDFPDYAFTIVYLGLDGDDYELELTYNYDHGPYVVGDGFAHIALSTPDLEALHQEHSNKGYEVTEPKGLPGNPPNYYFVKDPDGYKVEVIREK, from the coding sequence ATGGCTTCAAAAATGCTACACACTTGCTTGCGAGTAGAAAATCTTGAAAAATCAATTGCATTCTATCAAGATGCTTTTGGTTTTAAAGAGTTGCGTCGTAAGGATTTTCCAGATTATGCCTTCACGATTGTCTATCTAGGACTTGACGGTGATGACTACGAGTTGGAATTGACCTATAACTATGACCACGGCCCTTATGTGGTAGGAGATGGCTTTGCTCATATCGCCCTCAGTACACCTGACCTTGAGGCACTTCATCAAGAACACAGCAACAAAGGCTATGAGGTTACAGAGCCAAAAGGCCTACCTGGAAACCCACCAAACTATTACTTTGTCAAGGATCCTGATGGTTACAAGGTCGAAGTGATTCGTGAAAAATAA
- a CDS encoding dihydroorotate dehydrogenase electron transfer subunit: MNPTCKKRLGAIRLETMKVVAQEEIAPAIFELVLEGEMVEAMRAGQFLHLRVPDDVHLLRRPISISSIDKIKKQCHLIYRIEGAGTAIFSTLRQGDTLDVMGPQGNGFDLSDLGNQSQVLLVGGGIGVPPLLEVAKELHARGVKVLTVLGFANKDAVILETELTQYGQVFVTTDDGSYGIKGNVSVVINDLDSQFEAVYSCGAPGMMKYINQRFYDHPRAYLSLESRMACGMGACYACVLKVPESETVSQRVCEDGPVFRTGTVVL, encoded by the coding sequence ATGAATCCTACATGTAAGAAGCGTTTGGGTGCCATTCGTTTAGAAACCATGAAGGTTGTTGCACAGGAGGAAATCGCTCCAGCAATCTTTGAATTAGTCCTAGAAGGGGAAATGGTTGAAGCTATGCGAGCAGGCCAATTTCTCCATCTGCGCGTGCCTGATGATGTCCATCTCTTGCGTCGTCCTATTTCAATTTCGTCTATTGACAAGATCAAGAAGCAGTGTCATCTCATTTATCGGATAGAGGGGGCTGGGACAGCTATTTTTTCAACTTTAAGACAGGGAGATACTCTTGATGTGATGGGGCCTCAGGGAAATGGTTTTGACTTGTCTGATTTAGGCAATCAGAGCCAAGTTCTCCTCGTTGGTGGTGGAATCGGTGTTCCACCCTTGCTAGAAGTAGCCAAGGAATTGCATGCGCGTGGGGTGAAAGTATTGACAGTCCTCGGTTTTGCCAACAAGGATGCTGTTATTCTCGAAACCGAATTGACCCAATATGGTCAGGTTTTTGTTACGACAGATGATGGTTCTTATGGTATCAAGGGAAATGTATCAGTCGTCATCAATGACTTAGACAGTCAATTTGAGGCTGTTTACTCATGTGGAGCGCCTGGAATGATGAAGTATATCAATCAAAGATTTTATGATCATCCAAGAGCCTATCTATCTCTAGAATCTCGTATGGCTTGCGGGATGGGGGCCTGCTATGCTTGCGTCCTAAAAGTGCCAGAAAGTGAGACAGTCAGTCAACGCGTCTGTGAAGATGGTCCTGTTTTCCGTACAGGAACAGTTGTATTATAA
- a CDS encoding dihydroorotate dehydrogenase has translation MVLFSVQEQLYYKEKVMTTNRLQVSLPGLDLKNPIIPASGCFGFGQEYSKYYDLDLLGSIMIKATTLEPRFGNPTPRVAETPAGMLNAIGLQNPGLESVLAEKLPWLEREYPKLPIIANVAGFSKQEYAAVSRGISKAANVKAIELNISCPNVDHGNHGLLIGQDPDLAYEVVKAAVEASDVPVYVKLTPSVTDVVTIAKAAKDAGASGLTMINTLVGMRFDLKTRKPILANGTGGMSGPAVFPVALKLIRQVAQTTDLPIIGMGGVDSAEAALEMYLAGASAIGVGTANFTNPYACPDIIENLPKVMDKYGISSLEDLRQEVKASLR, from the coding sequence ATGGTCCTGTTTTCCGTACAGGAACAGTTGTATTATAAGGAGAAAGTCATGACTACAAATCGTTTACAAGTTTCTCTACCAGGCTTGGACTTGAAAAACCCCATCATACCAGCATCAGGCTGTTTTGGTTTTGGTCAGGAATATTCCAAGTACTATGATTTGGACCTTTTAGGCTCTATTATGATTAAGGCAACGACTCTAGAACCCCGTTTTGGTAATCCTACTCCCAGAGTTGCAGAGACGCCTGCTGGTATGCTCAATGCAATCGGCTTGCAAAATCCAGGTTTAGAATCTGTTTTAGCTGAGAAATTGCCTTGGCTGGAAAGAGAGTATCCTAAACTTCCCATCATCGCCAATGTAGCAGGCTTTTCAAAACAAGAGTACGCTGCCGTTTCTCGAGGAATTTCCAAGGCAGCTAATGTAAAAGCGATCGAGCTCAATATCTCTTGTCCGAATGTGGATCATGGCAATCATGGACTTTTGATTGGGCAAGATCCTGATTTGGCCTACGAAGTGGTAAAAGCAGCTGTGGAAGCCTCTGATGTGCCAGTTTATGTTAAGTTAACCCCTAGTGTAACGGATGTTGTCACTATTGCTAAAGCCGCAAAAGATGCAGGAGCAAGTGGGTTAACCATGATCAATACCCTTGTCGGTATGCGCTTTGACCTCAAAACTAGAAAACCAATCCTAGCCAATGGTACAGGTGGAATGTCAGGCCCAGCAGTTTTTCCGGTCGCCCTCAAACTCATTCGTCAAGTAGCCCAAACCACAGACCTCCCGATCATTGGAATGGGGGGAGTGGATTCGGCTGAAGCAGCGCTAGAAATGTATCTGGCTGGTGCCTCTGCCATCGGTGTTGGAACAGCCAACTTTACCAATCCATACGCCTGTCCTGACATCATCGAAAATCTGCCAAAAGTCATGGACAAATATGGCATTAGCAGTTTGGAAGATCTCCGTCAGGAAGTCAAAGCCAGTCTGAGATAA
- a CDS encoding glucosaminidase domain-containing protein, protein MKKILLASTVALSIAGFAKSAVYAEESQVTKKSQTTDVVEKKEESAPKKEESAPKKEVPQVDTRKDSVVKENDSIKEDSSNKEKSREIKKEGWQKEQGSWRFYENNQPVLDWKQIDNKWYYFNKEGVMISNIIIDDYLIQDNGALAKNTWVKISDKWYYATASGKIFRNKWEKIAGIWYYFDKEGIMVTNTLVGDYLIQNSGALAENTWVKISDKWYYATASGKISRNKWEKIKGIWYYFDTDGVMLSNQWRKDYYLKDSGAMAEKEWIFDNSYNSWFYLKPGGAYASQEWSGSYYLKKGGYMAKNEWIFDKDYDAWYYLKEDGVYVTGTFNIKGKEYSFQNNGKWISESKYYKVKPITAYVYSSSGEKLSYVSQGTIVSFGDTQAPKNTQISVNISGLSGFMNRSDLTAVDEGSEFIPHYTSDGKFLYHELSPYTSIKVAPHTSAMVIGKKYYSTDGEHFDGFTIKNPFLYKNLREPSNYSAAELNKIYSMMNLQDSPLAGKGATFKEAEERYGVNALYLMAHSALESAWGRSQIARDKNNFFGIAAYDTSPYLSAKSFDNVDKGILGAAKWIRENYIDYGRDHLGNKATGMNVRYASDPYWGEKIASIMMTINSKLGGRD, encoded by the coding sequence ATGAAGAAGATACTGCTTGCAAGTACTGTTGCTCTCTCTATAGCAGGATTTGCAAAATCGGCAGTGTATGCCGAAGAGTCTCAAGTTACAAAAAAATCTCAGACAACAGATGTGGTTGAGAAAAAAGAAGAGTCTGCTCCGAAAAAAGAAGAGTCTGCTCCGAAAAAAGAAGTTCCTCAAGTTGATACCAGAAAAGACTCAGTTGTAAAAGAGAACGATTCCATTAAAGAAGATTCATCAAATAAGGAAAAGAGTAGAGAAATCAAAAAAGAAGGTTGGCAGAAGGAGCAGGGAAGCTGGCGCTTTTATGAAAATAACCAGCCTGTCTTAGACTGGAAACAAATCGATAACAAATGGTATTACTTCAATAAAGAAGGTGTTATGATTAGTAATATTATAATCGATGATTACCTTATTCAAGATAATGGTGCTTTGGCAAAAAATACATGGGTAAAAATTTCTGACAAGTGGTACTATGCTACAGCATCTGGGAAAATTTTCCGTAATAAATGGGAAAAAATCGCTGGAATTTGGTATTACTTTGATAAAGAAGGCATCATGGTAACTAATACTTTAGTTGGTGATTATCTTATTCAAAATAGTGGTGCTTTGGCAGAAAATACATGGGTAAAAATTTCTGACAAGTGGTACTATGCTACAGCATCTGGGAAAATTTCCCGTAATAAATGGGAAAAAATAAAAGGGATATGGTACTATTTTGATACTGATGGTGTAATGCTGAGTAACCAGTGGAGAAAAGATTACTATCTAAAAGATAGTGGTGCCATGGCAGAAAAAGAATGGATTTTTGATAATTCATACAATAGTTGGTTTTATTTAAAACCCGGAGGGGCTTATGCTTCTCAAGAATGGAGTGGCTCATATTACCTTAAAAAAGGTGGATATATGGCAAAAAATGAGTGGATTTTTGACAAAGATTATGATGCTTGGTACTATCTAAAAGAAGATGGTGTGTATGTGACAGGTACTTTTAATATTAAAGGTAAAGAGTATTCTTTTCAAAACAATGGAAAGTGGATTTCAGAATCTAAATATTACAAAGTTAAACCAATCACTGCATATGTATATAGTAGTTCGGGAGAAAAATTAAGCTATGTATCACAGGGAACGATTGTCTCATTTGGAGATACTCAAGCCCCCAAAAATACTCAAATATCTGTGAATATTTCTGGTCTGTCAGGTTTCATGAATAGAAGTGATTTGACAGCAGTAGATGAAGGAAGCGAGTTTATCCCTCATTATACTAGTGATGGGAAATTCCTTTACCATGAACTCTCTCCATACACGAGTATCAAAGTAGCTCCACACACATCTGCTATGGTTATTGGTAAGAAGTACTACTCGACTGATGGTGAGCATTTCGATGGCTTTACCATTAAAAATCCTTTCCTCTATAAGAACTTGAGAGAGCCAAGTAATTATAGTGCAGCTGAGTTGAATAAAATTTACTCCATGATGAACTTGCAGGATAGTCCACTAGCGGGTAAAGGAGCGACTTTCAAAGAGGCTGAAGAACGTTATGGCGTCAATGCCCTTTACTTGATGGCCCATAGTGCCCTTGAAAGTGCTTGGGGTCGCAGTCAAATTGCCAGAGATAAGAACAACTTCTTTGGTATTGCCGCTTATGATACGAGCCCATATCTCTCAGCCAAGAGCTTTGATAATGTGGATAAAGGGATTCTAGGAGCTGCCAAGTGGATTCGTGAGAATTACATCGACTACGGCAGAGACCATCTTGGAAACAAGGCAA